The Malus domestica chromosome 10, GDT2T_hap1 nucleotide sequence CTCCAGTAGACACTTATACTAAACTTACTTTTTGACACATATTTTGTAGGGTTCATTCcgtaatatttttttaagaatcCGAAATATATGTATTTCAATACATACCATCCTCACAAATAAATTAGATAACTCTAAAATATagttaataaaattgacaaatacGGTTTAGAAAAGAAACACTAAAATGACTACTGTTGATCCAATGATCATATGGTTTGAATTTGGATGATATTTTTTAGATATAATCTTTGAACGAAGGCTTAAAAATTAAACGGTTGAACTattgaaatacattacgaagTGAGCCTTATTTATAGTCAGATCTCCCCAGCAAAAAGTCAATAACTAGATTTTCTGGGATATCAAATAAATACAGCTAGCTAGAAATATATACACATTTTTGGCTTCCTCTCAGCTACTAGTTTTTGGTTCAGCTTTCCACAAACCCCATTTGTGTTAGTAGTCTCACTCTACCCTCTCACtgtattttttgtttcttccaaTCAGATTTTATACTGTTTCACATTTAATGCGTTTATTGGATGTTTCTATCAGCTGGGTTTTTTTCTGTTCAGGCACTTGTCAATTTTTCAAGTGTGGCTTCTTCTGCATTTAATGCTGTTTCAGTGAGTTCCTTGGAAGTGGACAAGCCAAGTTTTGATCTTACTATGCAGGAAGTAGAGTCCAAATTCATGGAGGGAGTTTCAAAACACAAGCGTTCCAACAGGTAGCTTTTTcttctttgtgtttttttttctttaccattatttttaaattctacttttaatttttcatatCCTTCTTCTGTAATCCAAATAATggttaatttttccttaattttttttgctaATTTTTCCAATTGGACATGCAATTTGTATCAATAGCTGAACTGGTTTTTCCTGGAGTAAGAATACGGttattaaaaactgaaaatgaaatggttatcCAACTACTCTAGATTTTCTTCGTTGCGTATTTTAACAAGTTCTTTTGTTTACTGACAGTGAACCAGTTAAAAGAAAACTTGAGAAAGATGAAGTGAATCAAACCCTCCAAGCTCCTTACAGATTGAAAATGGTAAgaggttttttttaaaaatgttttatttatttgtcttTATTTggaattcttaatttttttttgcagtaGAGTAGCTCACTGTCAGTACTACACAATGTCAGATTCTGTGGTAAAAGAAACTCTCTTATTTCTTGCTGGAATCACATGCATTAATTCCTGTTCATTACTCAATTTACCCTTTTCTTTTTACTTATAAGTAATCCTGTTTTGTTCCATACAAGGAAATGGGAAGATACTTTGAAACTATGGAGATGCACCCCACTAGTTCTGATGTTCAAAGTTATTTAAGTCAGGAGGTAAATATTTCAGCTTCTAATACAAGTAAGGTGTTCTTTGATTATGTATAGTGTGCATTCAATGATTTACAGTTTCTTTCTTTTGCAGATTTTGGATCTTCGAAAACAGTTGCAGAACCAATTTTCGGTACGCCATGCTTTAGAGAACGCATTGAGTTATCGCCCGTTGTCACCTGATGCTACAACTGAAAACTCACTCCCTAAGGTAGGCTGTTATGTGCTTTAGATGCACTTTATCAGTTTAGGTGTTTCGAGTCTTCGTTTGTATGTTTGTATGCTTCCTAAAGAATTTGGAGATCTGATGTAAACCCTATCAAGATGGAAGAACAAGTTTTAAGTTGTTAACTTAGACACTAATATGGTAATTACTCTTTGAGAAAAGGCAAATAAATGATTTTTTAGTCATGATTCTAGAGAGTTTTGCTATTTTTAAGATAATCAGTTGATTTTCCTCTCCCTCGACTTCAGTCTACCACGGGCCTCATTAAGGAAATTGCAGTGTTAGAGCAACAAGTTGTGCATTTGGAGCGCCATCTTCTTTCTTTGTACCGAAAAACGTTTGATCAACAAATATCATCTGAATCGAATGTGGCTGAACGACTCAATTCGTCTCCATTAATCACACGTAAAGGGGTTTCTGCCGAAGTTCCTGGACAAGACGTTACACAAGAAAATGACAATACAGTCACCAGCTCTAATGATCTTCTGTCTCCTCGGCATTCAACTGGAAATTTATTAAAGGAATGCAATGACATATTGGACCAACAAAAACTGTTGGATTCAAGCATTCATCGTTGCTACTCCTCATTGTCTCAGCATTCAACTTGTTCCATAAGAACTTCTCCTAGAACAAAATCTCGAGCTAAAGCTGTAGACTCATACCACTCTTTACCTTTCTCAATGCTAGAGGTAACGGATATGAGAAAATGTACCAATTGGAGGCTATTCATTTCCCTTTTATTTGTCCTTCGTTGTTCCTTTAATAGTTATTATAGTTGCTTGCTAATTTTATGTCCCTCTAATGTGTGGTTTCGATGTTTTTCTCTGCAGCAATCTCAGAGTGCAACTACAAGTGTCTATCCGATGGAACATTATGAAACCTATTTTTCTGATCATGTTCCGGAGACACCAAACAGCATCTCTGAGGAGATGATTAAGTGCATTTCGGCCATATATTGTGAACTTGCAGATCCACCTGTCATCGATCATGATGATTCTTGCTCCCCAATCACATCTTCATCAACGTATGACTTTTCTTCACACAGTCAAGGTGAAAAGTGGAGCTCAAAACGCCgaaaaattccattttttcattCACATTTTGATAAGCCGTTGCAATCTGAAGGGACAGAGGAAATGAGTGGACCGTATAGCAGAATGCTAAAGGTAGAATGGATCTGTAGGGATACAGATAAGTTAGAAGATGTTGAACTCACACTAAAAAAATTTAGGTACGCCAATTGATGCTGAACCCTCAATTGATTTTCATTATTCCATTTGTCAGTCCAGCTGTTATGAATTTCTGGAACATATCGGAACATGGTTATAATTGAATTCCGCAGAAGGGTTTTCGTTAGAACATGTATGAATTTTGATGGTGAAAACTGTGCAAGTGCAGGTCACTTATCCATCGGTTGGAAGGAGTTGATCTCAGAAAGATGAAACATGAGGAGAAGTTGGCCTTTTGGATTAACGTGCACAATACACTCGTCATGCATGTATGATTCCTCAGCCATGAAAGAGTACATAACCTGatgatttaatatttttattttccttttgctaTTTTCCTTGAGTCTTTGCGCATATGCAAATCATGTTATCTGCTATCTTCAGGCATTTTTGATATATGGGATTCCACAGAATAATCTGAAAAGAGTTTCAATGCCACTCAAGGTAAACGAACTTTCTCTCACGAGTTTTGTAATAAGATATGTTGCACCATTCTCCTTACGAGCTTTTGCTTTTTTGCAGGCGGCTTATAGTGTAGGAGGCCACACCATAAGCGTAGACATGATACAAAGATCCATTCTTGGATGCAGATTGCCCCGTCCTGGACAAGTAATCTCTCTTTCCGAAGAAACTAGTTCATATTGTATCCTGTTATTATTTTCCTGGTATACCATATAAACCAATTAACTTGTTAGTTTACATTCTTCTAGTTCACCATTGATAACCTATTCCTATTGGTTTAGACTTACAGTATTTATTTCCCTCCAGTGGCTGCGGCTGTTGTTttccatgaaaacaaaattcaaggtTGGAGATGCCCGAAAAGTGTATGCAATTGAGCACCCTGAACCTCTTTTGCATTTTGCACTCTGTTCAGGAAGCCATTCCGATCCTGCGGTACACACCTACGCTGTTACTCCATCTGCATTTTGCACATGATGTTTCTATTCTTAACCATAAGCTTCTAATACATTATACATCGCATTTGCTGTTGTTCCTTCAGGTTCGCATGTACACATCCAAGGGAGTGTTTGAGGAGCTAGAAACTGCAAAAGAGGAATACATCCAATCGAACTTCCTAGTGCACAAGGAACAGAAAATCCTTCTTCCAAAAATTGTGGAGTCGTTTGCAAAGGATTCAGGATTGTGCTCTGCTGATTTGGTAGAGATGATCGAGCATTTTATGCCtgattttcaaagaaaaaacaatcAGAAGTTCCAACACAAAAGAATCTGGAAGGGAATTGAATGGATTCCTCACAACTTTACTTTCCGTTATCTAATTTCAAAAGAAGTAGCATGGTGATCTTTCGCAAAGAGTAAGCGAACGAGTTGATTCTATGACTAGTTTCTTTGCTTTTGTCTCTTTTTCGCCATGGATAGCATGAAGAATTCAGAATGATTATGAATATGACGCTACGCTTCCTGAAGCGATGCCCGCTTTCTCAGCAGAATGATGATCAAATGCGCTCAAGGTTGTTGAGCTTGAGATGGCCTGACACGAAAGGTCTTGGATTACGAAGAACATTAGGCAAACAAGGGGGTTGGAAACTAATGATGTATTGTGTTCCTGTGAGCTTGAGCTTGTTTGATCAGCGGTCTTGTTTGAGTGTCGTGCTGATGACCCTGCGTTCATTAGTCGTcgtcttttaaattttttcagtAGGACTTTCGTTTGTATAAAGAAAATGCAAATGAGAAGGTTgctagcatttttttttttttttgtttaagaaTACGTGTTTGCCAAATACTATATTTCCAGTCTTCTTAATGGGCCGTCTTGGATTAGAACTTAATGTAAAGATCATTTGGGCTAATTTGTTTGGGTTTGCTATGATACATtatttggtttgtaaatttgatttaaaattttagtctttTTAGTATTATCCATTCAGAAACGTGTCATATGTTCTTTCACTTATGTTATAATACatgtggagtaaaaaataattttaaaagggAGCATTTTGATTTAAGTGCCTTGTTGAACTGCTTCTTTGATTAAACATCcattactttttaaattttgattaatcTTTTCCTTACTATTTAGGTGCCACGCATAATTTGCCATCATATTTAATGGACCAATTAATCCTCAAATGATTATCCAAAGTTCCTACAATTTAGTAGATATATATTCCAGTACTCAATATCAGCAAAAAGTCTTTAATTATAAAACCTAGCAGACTTGATATGTTCTTCTACTGATATATACCTCAACTTGTCAATACAAAACCTTGCTTGTGcgtcctaaaaaaaaaaaaaaacacccttgCTTGTTAAAAGGTTCCAATTGCTAGCACTGCATATctctttgagaaaaaaaaagagaaaaaaaaaaaattcaaatcggCATGTACAAAGAGAGGCATCCTAGTACCGGACATCAGGCCACATTCCAAATGCCATTCAAGTTGAGCAAATTGCTCAATGCCTGTATACAAATTCTGCAATGCTTAGAATGCTAATTTGGTACGTTATATAATTCCAGAGTACGCTATAGAATGCTAATTTGGTACGTTATATAATTACAGAGTACGTTATAGAATGCTAATTTTGGTACGTAATAAACTATTGGTACATGATATACTTTCAATTTGGATATAGAACGTAAATTTTGATGCGTTACAAACTACTCATATGTTATACATTTCCAACTTGAGTACGATATAGACGGCTTATTTTGGGACTTGCtagtagacctgtaaacgggtcgggtttattgggtttgaacccgacccgttaagttaacgggtcacccgaacccaaccccttaagctaacgggtcacccgttaacacccgttaacaattattattattattatttttgcataaagtttattttttgttattaagactttactaaaattactaaaatatcctcaactaacgggtgttaacgggtcctaacaagtctaacgggttgacccaaagtgacctgTTATTTAACGGGTTTACCCGTTAGCGACctgacccgttaagcatccaccctaatacaaatattaacgggttgggtccaaaatgtCAGGCCCACTTGCTAGTATGTTGGTAAGCTATAATATATGTTGGTACACTATGAAATGTTTATTTTGATATGTACCAATATGATGGTATGTTATGAATTCCCCAAAGTGATTGTTACCAACTTGACAAACTTCTACGAGcctttgtaaaaaaataaaataataatgggcaaaaacaaatgtttctCTCCAATGGTATATACCAATAGTTTGTATATAAG carries:
- the LOC103413621 gene encoding uncharacterized protein isoform X2, with the translated sequence MQEVESKFMEGVSKHKRSNSEPVKRKLEKDEVNQTLQAPYRLKMEMGRYFETMEMHPTSSDVQSYLSQEILDLRKQLQNQFSVRHALENALSYRPLSPDATTENSLPKSTTGLIKEIAVLEQQVVHLERHLLSLYRKTFDQQISSESNVAERLNSSPLITRKGVSAEVPGQDVTQENDNTVTSSNDLLSPRHSTGNLLKECNDILDQQKLLDSSIHRCYSSLSQHSTCSIRTSPRTKSRAKAVDSYHSLPFSMLEQSQSATTSVYPMEHYETYFSDHVPETPNSISEEMIKCISAIYCELADPPVIDHDDSCSPITSSSTYDFSSHSQGEKWSSKRRKIPFFHSHFDKPLQSEGTEEMSGPYSRMLKVEWICRDTDKLEDVELTLKKFRSLIHRLEGVDLRKMKHEEKLAFWINVHNTLVMHAFLIYGIPQNNLKRVSMPLKAAYSVGGHTISVDMIQRSILGCRLPRPGQWLRLLFSMKTKFKVGDARKVYAIEHPEPLLHFALCSGSHSDPAVRMYTSKGVFEELETAKEEYIQSNFLVHKEQKILLPKIVESFAKDSGLCSADLVEMIEHFMPDFQRKNNQKFQHKRIWKGIEWIPHNFTFRYLISKEVAW
- the LOC103413621 gene encoding uncharacterized protein isoform X3, with amino-acid sequence MSDSVEMGRYFETMEMHPTSSDVQSYLSQEILDLRKQLQNQFSVRHALENALSYRPLSPDATTENSLPKSTTGLIKEIAVLEQQVVHLERHLLSLYRKTFDQQISSESNVAERLNSSPLITRKGVSAEVPGQDVTQENDNTVTSSNDLLSPRHSTGNLLKECNDILDQQKLLDSSIHRCYSSLSQHSTCSIRTSPRTKSRAKAVDSYHSLPFSMLEQSQSATTSVYPMEHYETYFSDHVPETPNSISEEMIKCISAIYCELADPPVIDHDDSCSPITSSSTYDFSSHSQGEKWSSKRRKIPFFHSHFDKPLQSEGTEEMSGPYSRMLKVEWICRDTDKLEDVELTLKKFRSLIHRLEGVDLRKMKHEEKLAFWINVHNTLVMHAFLIYGIPQNNLKRVSMPLKAAYSVGGHTISVDMIQRSILGCRLPRPGQWLRLLFSMKTKFKVGDARKVYAIEHPEPLLHFALCSGSHSDPAVRMYTSKGVFEELETAKEEYIQSNFLVHKEQKILLPKIVESFAKDSGLCSADLVEMIEHFMPDFQRKNNQKFQHKRIWKGIEWIPHNFTFRYLISKEVAW
- the LOC103413621 gene encoding uncharacterized protein isoform X1 gives rise to the protein MFLSAGFFSVQALVNFSSVASSAFNAVSVSSLEVDKPSFDLTMQEVESKFMEGVSKHKRSNSEPVKRKLEKDEVNQTLQAPYRLKMEMGRYFETMEMHPTSSDVQSYLSQEILDLRKQLQNQFSVRHALENALSYRPLSPDATTENSLPKSTTGLIKEIAVLEQQVVHLERHLLSLYRKTFDQQISSESNVAERLNSSPLITRKGVSAEVPGQDVTQENDNTVTSSNDLLSPRHSTGNLLKECNDILDQQKLLDSSIHRCYSSLSQHSTCSIRTSPRTKSRAKAVDSYHSLPFSMLEQSQSATTSVYPMEHYETYFSDHVPETPNSISEEMIKCISAIYCELADPPVIDHDDSCSPITSSSTYDFSSHSQGEKWSSKRRKIPFFHSHFDKPLQSEGTEEMSGPYSRMLKVEWICRDTDKLEDVELTLKKFRSLIHRLEGVDLRKMKHEEKLAFWINVHNTLVMHAFLIYGIPQNNLKRVSMPLKAAYSVGGHTISVDMIQRSILGCRLPRPGQWLRLLFSMKTKFKVGDARKVYAIEHPEPLLHFALCSGSHSDPAVRMYTSKGVFEELETAKEEYIQSNFLVHKEQKILLPKIVESFAKDSGLCSADLVEMIEHFMPDFQRKNNQKFQHKRIWKGIEWIPHNFTFRYLISKEVAW